One stretch of Natronobacterium texcoconense DNA includes these proteins:
- a CDS encoding LLM class flavin-dependent oxidoreductase: MHLGLVVPRIAAHDPTDLAVTAEELGYDSVWMGELWGTSSVVKLTEIATRTDTVELGTAIVNVFSRSPAVLAMTAATLDDVSDGRAALGLGTSTPTAIENVHGIDFERPIRRSHETIEVVGRILTGDEPVSYDGELVSVTGVPPLDREIPIYQAALGSANRRVVGRLCDGWIPHNIPFSGLDDAFEVVADAARERDRDPDAITIAPYVPAAVSDDPETAYDAVRGHIAYYAGSADGYRNAIATAFPDRVERVADAWQNGNRSEAADLVTDEMVDELGVAGTPEQAREKLRTLVSETIVDRPLITIPEQAADEVAEPTIEAFAPLGSA; encoded by the coding sequence ATGCACCTCGGTCTGGTCGTTCCACGAATTGCCGCACACGATCCGACGGACCTCGCTGTCACCGCGGAGGAACTGGGATACGACTCCGTCTGGATGGGCGAACTCTGGGGAACGAGTTCGGTGGTCAAACTCACCGAAATCGCGACGCGAACGGACACCGTCGAACTCGGGACCGCGATCGTCAACGTCTTTTCGCGCAGTCCGGCCGTCCTCGCGATGACGGCGGCGACGCTCGACGACGTCTCGGACGGTCGCGCCGCGCTCGGACTGGGAACGAGTACGCCGACCGCCATCGAGAACGTCCACGGAATCGACTTCGAGCGGCCGATTCGCCGGTCCCACGAGACGATCGAGGTAGTCGGCCGGATTCTGACGGGCGACGAACCGGTCTCCTACGACGGCGAACTGGTCTCGGTCACCGGCGTTCCGCCGCTGGACAGGGAGATCCCGATCTACCAGGCAGCGCTCGGGTCGGCAAACAGACGCGTCGTGGGCCGGCTCTGTGACGGCTGGATCCCGCACAATATCCCCTTTTCCGGGCTCGACGACGCGTTCGAGGTCGTCGCGGATGCCGCTCGAGAGCGCGACCGCGACCCCGACGCGATCACGATCGCTCCGTACGTCCCTGCAGCGGTGAGCGACGATCCCGAGACGGCTTACGACGCCGTTAGAGGCCATATCGCTTACTACGCGGGCAGCGCCGACGGCTACCGGAACGCCATCGCGACCGCGTTCCCGGATCGCGTCGAACGCGTCGCCGACGCCTGGCAGAACGGAAACCGCAGCGAGGCTGCCGACCTCGTCACCGACGAGATGGTCGACGAACTCGGCGTCGCCGGCACGCCCGAACAGGCACGCGAGAAGCTTCGAACTCTCGTCTCGGAGACCATCGTCGATCGACCGCTGATCACGATCCCGGAACAGGCCGCCGACGAGGTAGCCGAACCGACGATCGAGGCGTTCGCTCCCCTGGGATCAGCATAG
- a CDS encoding enoyl-CoA hydratase/isomerase family protein, producing the protein MSTYENLSVDHDDGVATVTLESTAGRNALTLEMANELASVASTLGDDPETRCIVLTHEGPFFGSGADLSQLEGDASDAPRLRELASRAHEAIVHFHRTETPVVGGVNGTAAGIGFSFALMPDLVVLGEDATLQFAYPGIGLTGDGGSTFFLPRLVGLRTAKEIVLRDEPIGPEKAVDLGLATEVAPAGEFDERLEELATEIASGPTQALGALTRLLTDSYEHGLEGHLSAEADALAEAAQTEDYERGLEAFFGDGDPEFVGR; encoded by the coding sequence ATGTCGACCTACGAGAACCTGTCCGTCGATCACGACGACGGCGTCGCGACGGTAACGCTCGAGAGCACTGCCGGCCGGAACGCACTCACCCTCGAGATGGCGAACGAACTCGCTTCGGTCGCGTCGACGCTCGGCGACGACCCCGAGACGCGGTGTATCGTCCTCACGCACGAGGGGCCCTTTTTCGGCTCGGGTGCCGACCTCTCGCAACTCGAGGGCGACGCTTCCGACGCGCCGCGCCTCCGTGAACTGGCAAGCCGCGCCCACGAAGCGATCGTCCACTTCCATCGGACGGAGACGCCGGTCGTCGGCGGTGTGAACGGCACCGCGGCCGGAATCGGCTTCAGCTTCGCGCTGATGCCTGACCTGGTCGTCCTCGGTGAGGACGCGACGCTGCAGTTCGCCTATCCCGGCATCGGACTCACTGGCGACGGCGGGTCGACGTTCTTCCTCCCGCGGCTGGTCGGACTCCGGACCGCGAAAGAGATCGTCCTCCGGGACGAACCGATCGGCCCCGAGAAGGCCGTCGACCTCGGACTGGCCACCGAGGTCGCTCCCGCCGGCGAGTTCGACGAACGACTCGAGGAACTCGCGACGGAGATCGCATCCGGCCCGACACAGGCACTCGGAGCCCTGACGCGGCTGCTGACCGACAGCTACGAACACGGACTCGAAGGCCACCTCTCGGCGGAAGCCGACGCCCTCGCCGAGGCTGCGCAAACGGAGGATTACGAACGGGGACTCGAGGCGTTCTTCGGTGACGGCGACCCCGAGTTCGTCGGTCGATAG
- a CDS encoding acyl-CoA dehydrogenase family protein: protein MELTNEQELIRDTVRDFVANEVGEDVRELDDRQEFPEDVWDGLAELDFTGMTVPEEYGGLDVDEVTYSIVNEELAYGHLAVATALSVHCLATSCIRQFGSEEHKEEWLPKMVDGRPVGAFALSEPHAGSNPAEMSTEARLDEDAGEYVINGKKQWITNGERAGVVILFAKTDRDDPDTVTQFLVPKDVDGLEVGKKEDKLGLRASDTTTLIFDDVRIPEENRLTEVGAGLKAAFSILTGGRIAIASQAVGVAQAALDAAVAYANEREQFGQPIIEHQSIGQKLADMQTDVQAARLLTRDAAGKNEDGVDPMSAAMAKYFASETAVDVANEAVQVHGGYGYTKDFDVERYYRDAKITTIYEGTSEIQKKIIARHLKE, encoded by the coding sequence ATGGAACTCACGAACGAGCAGGAACTCATCCGGGATACGGTCCGCGATTTCGTCGCGAACGAGGTCGGCGAGGACGTCCGGGAACTCGACGACCGCCAGGAGTTCCCCGAGGACGTCTGGGACGGCCTCGCGGAACTGGACTTCACAGGGATGACCGTCCCCGAGGAGTACGGCGGCCTGGACGTCGACGAGGTCACCTACAGCATCGTCAACGAGGAACTGGCCTACGGCCACCTCGCGGTCGCGACCGCGCTGTCGGTTCACTGTCTCGCGACCTCCTGCATCCGACAGTTCGGCTCCGAGGAGCACAAAGAAGAGTGGCTCCCGAAGATGGTCGACGGTCGACCCGTCGGCGCATTCGCTCTGTCGGAACCCCACGCGGGCTCGAACCCTGCCGAGATGAGTACCGAGGCGCGACTCGACGAGGACGCCGGCGAGTACGTCATCAACGGCAAGAAACAGTGGATCACGAACGGCGAACGCGCCGGCGTCGTAATCCTGTTCGCCAAGACCGACCGCGACGACCCGGACACCGTCACCCAGTTCCTCGTGCCGAAAGACGTCGACGGCCTCGAGGTCGGCAAGAAGGAGGACAAACTCGGCCTGCGGGCAAGCGACACGACGACGCTGATCTTCGACGACGTCCGCATCCCCGAAGAGAACCGGCTGACGGAGGTCGGCGCAGGGCTGAAGGCCGCGTTCTCGATCCTCACGGGCGGCCGGATCGCCATCGCGAGCCAGGCTGTCGGTGTCGCACAGGCAGCCCTCGACGCTGCAGTCGCGTACGCCAACGAGCGCGAACAGTTCGGCCAGCCGATCATCGAACACCAGTCGATCGGCCAGAAACTCGCGGACATGCAGACGGACGTCCAGGCGGCTCGACTGCTCACTCGAGACGCCGCAGGCAAGAACGAAGACGGCGTCGACCCGATGTCGGCGGCGATGGCGAAGTACTTCGCCAGCGAGACGGCCGTCGACGTGGCGAACGAGGCCGTCCAGGTCCACGGCGGCTACGGCTACACGAAGGACTTCGACGTCGAACGCTACTACCGCGACGCGAAGATCACGACGATCTACGAGGGAACGAGCGAGATCCAGAAGAAGATCATCGCTCGCCATCTCAAGGAGTAG
- a CDS encoding 3-hydroxyacyl-CoA dehydrogenase family protein: MDLETVDRVGVVGAGTMGSGIAQVAATNGYDVVMRDIKAEFVESGFDSIDSSLERLDGKDALEDDPETIRGRIEGTTDLADLADCDVVVEAAVENLEVKKDIFGDLDEVTDDDAVLATNTSTLSITSIASATDRPEQVVGLHFMNPVPIMEGVEVVVGEKTDPAVVDFAHDFSAALEKTTWESDDKPGFVTNRILMPWINEGIRAYDEGVASKDDIDAGMELGTNVPMGPLTLADHIGLDVCLHASETLHEELGDRYKPAYLLKRKVEAGELGKKTGKGFYEYD; the protein is encoded by the coding sequence ATGGACCTCGAGACGGTAGACCGCGTCGGCGTCGTCGGCGCGGGTACGATGGGAAGCGGTATCGCACAGGTCGCCGCCACGAACGGCTACGACGTCGTGATGCGGGACATCAAAGCGGAGTTCGTCGAGAGCGGCTTCGACTCGATCGACTCGAGTCTCGAGCGCCTCGACGGCAAGGACGCCCTGGAGGACGACCCCGAGACGATCCGCGGCCGGATCGAGGGGACGACCGACCTCGCGGACCTCGCGGACTGCGACGTCGTCGTCGAGGCCGCCGTCGAGAACCTCGAGGTAAAGAAAGACATCTTCGGGGATCTGGACGAGGTCACGGACGACGACGCCGTGCTGGCGACGAACACGAGCACGCTCTCGATCACCTCGATCGCGAGCGCGACCGACCGACCCGAGCAGGTCGTCGGCCTCCACTTCATGAATCCCGTCCCGATCATGGAGGGCGTCGAGGTCGTCGTCGGCGAGAAGACCGATCCCGCGGTCGTCGACTTCGCCCACGATTTCTCGGCGGCGCTCGAGAAGACGACCTGGGAGTCCGACGACAAACCCGGTTTCGTCACGAACCGCATCCTCATGCCCTGGATCAACGAGGGCATCCGCGCCTACGACGAGGGCGTCGCGAGCAAGGACGACATCGACGCAGGAATGGAACTCGGAACGAACGTCCCAATGGGGCCGCTGACGCTTGCCGACCACATCGGACTGGACGTCTGTCTGCACGCCTCCGAGACGCTCCACGAGGAACTGGGCGACCGGTACAAGCCGGCCTACCTCCTCAAGCGCAAAGTAGAGGCGGGAGAACTCGGCAAGAAGACGGGGAAGGGGTTCTACGAGTACGACTAG
- a CDS encoding acyl-CoA synthetase — MGVSYDTTVETFEWDIPESYTVASAVESHAEAFGDRVAVHFLDENGNRTERTYADIRDDKNRFANGLEELGVGKGDRVMHLFPRHPEAFAIQLGALSTGALLVPCSSMLRASDIEFRATDCSATTAVVHESLTEMVESALEETPLERVIVLDGDEREDDRFRTYESVVDGQPTEYDGPDLGVEDPMSINYTSGTTGKPKPVLHKHRWQYCFNRINAPFWWGIDADADLEEELLWATTGTGWAKWFWSPVGVGLTTGATQLIYDGEFEPETFLEILESEGVTRLCAVPTQYRMFASADLEDYDVDLTDALSAGEPLNQEPIERIEDAWGVTPRDGYGQTETVALVTNYPGIDVKSGSMGKPTPGVGATIVDLDEDEEAKPGEIGEIAVPVDSPAIFDGYYEKPELDEKKLSGDYYRTGDLATRDEDGYFFFEGRADDVIISAGYRIGPFEVEDALVSHEAVAEAAAVDSPHEERGSVVKTYVILADGYEGSEELQDELQKYMKAETAPYKYPRRIEFVDELPKTSSGKIRRVELRQQEQEKHG, encoded by the coding sequence ATGGGTGTGTCGTACGATACCACAGTGGAGACGTTCGAGTGGGACATCCCGGAGTCGTACACGGTCGCGTCGGCCGTCGAGTCCCACGCCGAGGCATTCGGCGACCGGGTCGCCGTTCACTTCCTCGACGAGAACGGTAATCGAACCGAACGAACCTACGCCGATATCCGGGACGACAAGAATCGGTTCGCGAACGGCCTCGAGGAACTCGGCGTCGGGAAAGGCGACCGGGTGATGCACCTGTTCCCCCGTCATCCCGAGGCCTTTGCGATCCAGCTGGGTGCGCTCTCGACCGGTGCGTTGCTCGTTCCGTGTTCGTCGATGCTGCGTGCGTCGGACATCGAGTTCCGGGCGACCGACTGTTCGGCGACGACGGCCGTCGTCCACGAGAGCCTCACCGAGATGGTCGAATCCGCCCTCGAGGAGACGCCCCTCGAGCGCGTGATCGTCCTCGACGGCGACGAGCGCGAGGACGACCGCTTTCGGACATACGAGTCCGTCGTCGACGGGCAGCCGACTGAGTACGACGGTCCAGACCTTGGTGTCGAGGACCCGATGTCGATCAACTACACCAGCGGGACGACCGGCAAACCGAAGCCGGTCCTGCACAAACACCGCTGGCAGTACTGTTTCAACCGGATCAACGCCCCTTTCTGGTGGGGAATCGACGCGGACGCCGACCTCGAAGAGGAACTGCTGTGGGCGACGACCGGCACCGGCTGGGCGAAGTGGTTCTGGAGTCCGGTCGGCGTCGGCCTGACGACCGGCGCAACCCAACTCATCTACGACGGCGAGTTCGAACCCGAAACCTTCCTCGAGATCCTCGAGTCGGAAGGCGTCACCAGGCTCTGTGCCGTCCCGACGCAGTACCGGATGTTCGCCAGCGCCGACCTCGAGGACTACGACGTCGACCTCACCGACGCGCTGTCGGCGGGTGAACCGCTGAACCAGGAACCGATCGAGCGTATCGAGGACGCCTGGGGCGTCACGCCACGCGACGGCTACGGGCAGACCGAGACGGTCGCGCTCGTGACGAACTATCCGGGGATCGACGTCAAATCCGGCAGCATGGGGAAGCCGACGCCGGGCGTCGGCGCGACGATCGTCGACCTCGACGAGGACGAAGAAGCCAAGCCCGGCGAGATCGGTGAGATCGCCGTTCCCGTGGACTCGCCGGCGATCTTCGACGGCTACTACGAGAAGCCGGAACTCGACGAGAAGAAACTGTCCGGCGATTACTACCGCACCGGCGACCTCGCGACCCGCGACGAGGACGGCTACTTCTTCTTCGAGGGACGGGCCGACGACGTCATCATCTCCGCTGGCTACCGGATCGGCCCGTTCGAGGTCGAAGACGCCCTGGTCAGTCACGAGGCGGTCGCCGAGGCCGCTGCAGTCGACAGTCCACACGAGGAACGCGGCAGCGTCGTCAAGACCTACGTGATTCTCGCCGACGGCTACGAGGGAAGCGAGGAGCTACAGGACGAACTTCAGAAGTATATGAAAGCAGAGACGGCCCCCTACAAATATCCGCGGCGCATCGAGTTCGTCGACGAACTACCCAAGACCTCGAGTGGCAAGATCCGACGGGTCGAACTGCGGCAGCAGGAACAGGAAAAACACGGCTGA
- a CDS encoding acyl-CoA mutase large subunit family protein yields MFDQKELEGIREQRERWESERLDPTLEAHGERQDRFATVSNHEVDRLYTPEDITDLEYLEDLGFPGEPPYTRGAYPTMYRGRTWTMRQFAGFGTAEETNERFHYLIDQGQTGLSTAFDMPSLMGIDSDHPMSEGEVGKEGVAVDTLRDMEILFDGIDIGEVSTSFTINPSAAVIYAMYIALADQQGVPRDEVRGTLQNDMLKEFIAQKEWVIPPRPSLDIVTDTIEFAVEETPKFHPVSISGYHIREAGSTAAQEAAFTLADGFAYVEDCLDRGLEVDEFAPLLSFFFNSHNSIFEEIAKFRASRRIYARVMEDWYGAEKDESKRLKFHTQTAGQSLTAQQPLNNIVRVTIQALAGVFGGTQSLHTNSFDEALALPSEKAVRVALRTQQIIADESGAADIVDPMGGSFAIEKLTNEMEAEIMGYIEEIKEKGDGSVRDGVLDGIDQGYFQREIQESSYEYQQRVERGEEVVVGVNEYTIEEDTSPEILKIDETTRDRQLERLESVKEERDDEEVEATLEALSDAIESDENVMPYIVDAVKAYATMGEIMEIFEDHHGAYQEELSPV; encoded by the coding sequence ATGTTCGATCAGAAAGAACTCGAGGGAATCCGCGAGCAGCGGGAGCGGTGGGAGAGCGAGCGACTCGATCCCACGCTCGAGGCCCACGGGGAGCGACAGGATCGCTTCGCGACGGTCTCGAACCACGAGGTCGATCGACTCTACACGCCGGAGGATATCACGGACCTGGAGTATCTCGAGGATCTGGGCTTTCCCGGTGAACCGCCGTACACGCGGGGAGCCTACCCGACGATGTATCGTGGCCGGACCTGGACGATGCGCCAGTTCGCCGGCTTCGGCACCGCCGAGGAGACGAACGAACGGTTCCACTACCTGATCGATCAGGGTCAGACCGGGCTCTCGACGGCGTTCGACATGCCGTCGCTGATGGGGATCGACTCCGATCACCCGATGAGCGAGGGTGAGGTCGGCAAGGAGGGCGTCGCGGTCGACACGCTGCGCGACATGGAGATCCTGTTCGACGGGATCGACATCGGCGAGGTCTCGACCTCCTTTACGATCAACCCCTCGGCGGCCGTCATCTACGCGATGTACATCGCGCTGGCCGACCAGCAGGGCGTCCCCCGCGACGAGGTACGGGGAACTCTCCAGAACGACATGCTCAAGGAGTTCATCGCCCAGAAAGAGTGGGTCATCCCGCCCCGTCCCTCGCTGGATATCGTCACCGACACCATCGAGTTCGCCGTCGAGGAGACGCCGAAGTTCCACCCCGTCTCCATCTCCGGCTACCACATCCGCGAAGCCGGTTCGACCGCCGCACAGGAGGCCGCCTTTACCCTCGCCGACGGCTTCGCCTACGTCGAGGACTGCCTGGATCGTGGCCTCGAGGTCGACGAGTTCGCCCCCCTTCTATCGTTCTTCTTCAACTCCCACAACTCCATCTTCGAGGAGATCGCCAAGTTCCGCGCCTCGAGGCGGATCTACGCCCGTGTGATGGAAGACTGGTACGGTGCCGAAAAGGACGAGTCCAAGCGGCTGAAGTTCCACACCCAGACCGCCGGCCAGTCGCTGACCGCCCAGCAGCCGCTGAACAACATCGTCCGCGTCACGATCCAGGCGCTTGCCGGCGTGTTCGGCGGCACCCAGTCGCTGCACACCAACAGCTTCGACGAGGCGTTGGCCCTGCCCAGCGAGAAGGCCGTCCGCGTCGCGCTCCGGACCCAGCAGATCATCGCCGACGAGTCGGGCGCGGCCGACATCGTCGACCCGATGGGCGGCAGTTTCGCCATCGAGAAACTCACAAACGAGATGGAAGCCGAGATCATGGGCTACATCGAGGAGATCAAGGAGAAAGGCGACGGCTCCGTCCGCGACGGCGTCCTCGACGGCATCGACCAGGGCTACTTCCAGCGCGAGATCCAGGAGTCCAGCTACGAGTACCAGCAACGCGTCGAACGCGGCGAGGAAGTCGTCGTCGGCGTCAACGAGTACACCATCGAGGAGGATACCTCCCCCGAGATCCTCAAGATCGACGAGACCACCCGCGACCGCCAGCTCGAGCGCCTCGAGTCGGTCAAGGAAGAACGTGACGACGAGGAAGTCGAGGCCACCCTCGAGGCCCTCTCCGATGCGATCGAGAGCGACGAGAACGTCATGCCGTACATCGTCGACGCGGTGAAGGCGTACGCGACGATGGGCGAGATCATGGAGATCTTCGAGGATCACCACGGCGCGTATCAGGAAGAACTCAGTCCGGTCTGA
- a CDS encoding GNAT family N-acetyltransferase — protein sequence MAVREATTDDVDAIREVARRSWEQDYPDVLSRESIREGVGEWYSPELVRDSIVWSQALLLVADRDDEVVGFAHAIWEPDDESAHGEGGEGHLLRVYVDPAHRGEGIGGQLLETTVDRLFDRGVDRVKSMVLEENDLGNKFYQSFGFERESTEEISIGDERYTECTYVVRPD from the coding sequence ATGGCAGTACGCGAGGCGACGACCGACGACGTCGACGCCATCCGTGAGGTCGCACGACGATCCTGGGAGCAGGACTATCCCGACGTGCTGAGCCGCGAATCCATCCGAGAGGGCGTCGGCGAGTGGTACTCGCCGGAACTGGTCCGTGACTCGATCGTCTGGTCGCAGGCACTCCTGCTGGTCGCCGACCGCGACGACGAGGTCGTCGGCTTTGCACACGCGATCTGGGAACCGGACGACGAATCGGCTCACGGAGAGGGCGGCGAGGGTCACCTGCTGCGAGTCTACGTCGATCCGGCACACCGCGGCGAGGGGATCGGCGGCCAGTTGCTCGAGACGACGGTCGACCGACTGTTCGATCGCGGCGTCGACCGTGTCAAATCGATGGTGCTCGAGGAGAACGATCTCGGAAACAAATTCTACCAGTCGTTCGGCTTCGAACGGGAGTCGACCGAGGAAATCTCGATCGGCGACGAGCGCTACACGGAGTGTACCTACGTCGTCAGACCGGACTGA
- a CDS encoding acyl-CoA dehydrogenase, with protein MDFSLTDEQRQITEMVSDFVDEEVVPVADEIDKTDEFPHDLVDELAELGLMGMPFPEEYGGAGLDYHAYPAALEEIARGSGGLGTIVAAHISLAGNMVYAFGDESQKEEYLTPLAEGTDIGAFALSEAGAGSDVPSMETTAEKDGDGYLINGGKLWISNGSVADTVTVFAKTDPEAGNRGISSFIVRPEDDDGFIVEGTEDKLGDKGCPTAELRFDDLWVPEDRLLGEEGDGFVQALKTLNGGRITIAARSIGIAQAALDAALEYSQDREQFGQSISEFQSIQHKIADMDTKIRAARLLMHDAADKKIRGESFIKEAAQAKLYASEISREVANEGIQIHGGYGYTKDFPVERYYRDAKLNEIYEGTSEVLRNTIAQDLLD; from the coding sequence ATGGACTTCAGTCTCACGGACGAACAACGCCAGATCACGGAGATGGTCAGCGATTTCGTCGACGAGGAGGTCGTTCCCGTCGCCGACGAGATCGACAAGACCGACGAGTTCCCCCACGACCTCGTCGACGAACTCGCCGAACTCGGCCTGATGGGGATGCCGTTCCCCGAGGAGTATGGCGGTGCCGGACTGGACTATCACGCCTATCCCGCCGCACTCGAGGAGATTGCACGCGGCTCCGGCGGCCTGGGAACGATCGTCGCCGCCCACATCTCCCTTGCAGGTAACATGGTCTATGCGTTCGGTGACGAATCACAGAAGGAGGAGTACCTGACGCCGCTTGCGGAAGGGACGGATATCGGCGCGTTCGCCCTTTCTGAAGCGGGTGCTGGCAGTGACGTCCCGTCGATGGAGACGACCGCGGAGAAGGACGGCGACGGCTACCTGATCAACGGCGGCAAACTCTGGATTTCGAACGGTTCGGTCGCCGACACGGTGACGGTGTTCGCGAAGACCGATCCCGAGGCCGGCAACAGAGGCATTAGCTCCTTCATCGTCCGACCCGAGGACGACGACGGCTTCATCGTCGAGGGAACGGAGGACAAACTCGGCGACAAGGGCTGTCCCACGGCCGAACTTCGGTTCGACGACCTGTGGGTCCCCGAGGATCGACTGCTCGGCGAGGAAGGCGACGGCTTCGTCCAGGCACTGAAGACCCTCAACGGCGGTCGGATCACGATCGCTGCCCGTTCGATCGGTATCGCACAGGCGGCACTCGACGCAGCCCTCGAGTACAGCCAGGACCGCGAGCAGTTCGGCCAGTCGATCTCGGAGTTCCAGTCCATCCAGCACAAGATCGCCGACATGGACACGAAGATCCGCGCCGCACGGCTCTTGATGCACGACGCCGCAGACAAGAAGATCCGCGGCGAATCCTTCATCAAGGAGGCTGCACAGGCGAAACTCTACGCCAGCGAAATCTCTCGCGAGGTCGCAAACGAGGGCATCCAGATCCACGGCGGCTACGGCTATACGAAGGACTTCCCGGTCGAACGCTACTACCGCGACGCCAAACTCAACGAGATCTACGAGGGGACGAGCGAAGTCCTCCGGAACACGATCGCACAGGACCTGCTCGACTGA
- a CDS encoding thiamine ABC transporter substrate-binding protein, producing the protein MRRRTFVRGVGAGSTVGVAGLAGCLERETDEEEEPAPPDEDEDTLRVATYTSMVTGESPAGTWLAEAFEEEHEDAEIVWTVPEAGIENYVRRAELEAPIDADVYLGLTLGELVYADENLEDDRLFERLQRDRLTNDDRVREDLTFDDPHDRILPFDTGYVTLVADEAELEEEVPDSFEALLESEYDHSLLAQDPRRSDPGLAFLLWTVAEYGDDYLAYWHDLLDNGIRVLDGWTESYREAYLEGERPLVVSYSTDRIGASAAGRELRRHVVSPFDGQGYRNTEGAAVFADTPRTELAYEFVDFVLSRPVQSQIVARNVQFPAVEEEYVDLEERFREHAREPEEAVTFTYDDLHGTVTGLLAEWGDEIG; encoded by the coding sequence ATGAGACGACGGACGTTCGTCCGTGGCGTCGGTGCGGGTTCGACCGTCGGAGTCGCCGGTCTCGCCGGTTGTCTCGAGCGCGAGACCGACGAGGAGGAAGAACCCGCACCTCCAGACGAGGACGAGGATACGCTCCGGGTCGCGACCTACACCTCGATGGTGACCGGAGAGTCGCCGGCCGGGACGTGGCTCGCCGAGGCGTTCGAGGAGGAACACGAGGACGCCGAAATCGTCTGGACGGTCCCGGAAGCGGGAATCGAGAACTACGTCCGTCGTGCAGAACTCGAGGCACCGATCGACGCCGACGTCTACCTCGGACTCACGCTCGGCGAACTCGTCTACGCCGACGAGAACCTGGAAGACGACCGGCTCTTCGAACGCCTACAGCGGGATCGACTCACGAACGACGACCGCGTTCGCGAGGATCTGACGTTCGACGACCCACACGACCGAATACTGCCGTTCGATACGGGATACGTCACGCTCGTCGCCGACGAGGCCGAACTCGAGGAGGAGGTTCCCGATTCCTTCGAGGCGTTGCTCGAGTCCGAGTACGATCACAGCCTGCTCGCACAGGATCCCCGTCGGTCCGATCCCGGTCTCGCCTTTCTGCTGTGGACGGTCGCCGAGTACGGCGACGACTACCTGGCGTACTGGCACGATCTCCTGGACAACGGCATTCGCGTGCTGGACGGCTGGACAGAATCGTACCGTGAGGCGTACCTCGAGGGTGAACGCCCGCTCGTCGTCTCGTACTCGACGGACCGGATCGGCGCGAGTGCGGCCGGGAGAGAACTTCGACGACACGTCGTCAGTCCGTTCGACGGGCAGGGATACCGGAACACCGAAGGGGCCGCCGTCTTCGCGGACACTCCCCGGACCGAACTCGCCTACGAGTTCGTCGACTTCGTGCTCTCGCGGCCGGTCCAGAGTCAGATCGTCGCCCGAAACGTCCAGTTTCCGGCCGTCGAGGAGGAGTACGTCGACCTCGAAGAGCGGTTCCGCGAGCACGCACGCGAGCCCGAGGAGGCAGTAACGTTCACCTACGACGACCTTCACGGAACGGTTACCGGCCTGTTAGCGGAGTGGGGGGACGAAATCGGCTAG